The following coding sequences are from one Shumkonia mesophila window:
- a CDS encoding Gfo/Idh/MocA family protein produces the protein MAIEGHGMVRSLRIRLGMVGGGQGAFIGAVHRIAARLDDEFELVAGALSSTPEKAEASGRELGLAPDRIYTTFAAMAEAESRRKDGIEAVSIVTPNHMHLPIAREFLARGIHVICDKPMTATLEEAKELARLAAGSGRLFVLTHNYTGYPLIRQARAMVEAGELGEIRVVQAEYAQDWLTEKLEDTGQKQAGWRTDPGRSGPGGCIGDIGTHAYNLACFVTGLRLESVCADLTTFVVGRRLDDNVHVLLRFAGGAKGMLWASQVAPGNENGLRLRVYGSKGGLEWAQEEPNTMRFTPFGQPSRLLTRAGAGATAPAARVSRIPSGHPEGYLEAFANLYAEAARAIRTARTRGEPDAEVLYPTAEDGLAGLAFIDACLRSTAQDGAWVRL, from the coding sequence ATGGCGATTGAAGGACATGGCATGGTGCGCTCGCTGCGTATCCGCCTGGGCATGGTCGGCGGCGGGCAGGGGGCGTTCATCGGCGCCGTTCACCGCATCGCGGCCCGGCTTGACGACGAATTCGAACTGGTGGCCGGTGCCCTGTCCAGCACGCCGGAGAAGGCCGAGGCTTCGGGTCGCGAACTGGGGCTGGCACCGGATCGCATCTACACCACCTTTGCGGCGATGGCCGAGGCCGAATCGCGGCGTAAAGACGGCATCGAGGCGGTATCCATCGTCACGCCGAACCACATGCACTTGCCGATCGCCCGCGAGTTTCTGGCCCGTGGAATCCACGTGATCTGCGACAAGCCGATGACGGCGACGCTGGAGGAGGCGAAGGAGCTTGCGCGTCTCGCCGCCGGCAGCGGCAGGCTGTTCGTGCTGACCCACAACTACACGGGCTATCCGCTGATCCGCCAGGCGCGCGCCATGGTCGAGGCCGGCGAACTCGGCGAGATCCGGGTCGTGCAGGCCGAGTACGCCCAGGACTGGCTGACCGAGAAGCTCGAGGACACCGGCCAGAAGCAGGCCGGATGGCGGACCGATCCCGGCCGCTCGGGACCGGGCGGCTGCATCGGCGACATCGGCACCCACGCTTACAACCTGGCTTGTTTCGTCACCGGACTCCGGTTGGAGTCCGTGTGCGCCGATCTGACCACCTTCGTCGTCGGCCGGCGCCTCGACGACAACGTCCACGTGCTGCTGCGCTTCGCCGGCGGCGCCAAGGGCATGTTGTGGGCCAGTCAGGTGGCGCCGGGCAACGAGAACGGCCTGCGCTTGCGCGTCTACGGCTCCAAGGGCGGGCTCGAATGGGCTCAGGAAGAGCCCAACACCATGCGGTTCACCCCGTTCGGACAGCCGAGCCGTTTGCTCACCCGGGCCGGAGCCGGCGCGACGGCGCCGGCCGCCCGCGTGAGCCGCATTCCGTCCGGCCATCCCGAAGGCTACCTCGAGGCGTTCGCCAATCTGTATGCCGAGGCGGCGCGAGCGATTAGGACGGCACGGACCCGTGGAGAACCCGATGCGGAGGTGCTTTATCCGACCGCCGAGGACGGGTTGGCCGGCCTTGCCTTTATCGACGCCTGCCTGCGCTCGACCGCCCAGGATGGCGCGTGGGTGCGGCTTTAG
- a CDS encoding ABC transporter substrate-binding protein: protein MWFKSSLAAIALGLAAVTATHAAEEIKMGVSIPAATHGWTGGINFHAQQAKERLEKQYPNLKIVLVSAPDAARQANDLEDLVSIHQIKTLVILPFESDPLTDPVRQVKQSGVFVTVVDRGLGDPSIQDIYVAGNNPQMGRISGEYMRKRLEGKSAKIVVLRGIPTVIDNQRFDAFMKAIKGSDIEVLASQYANWNRDDGFKVMQDFLARFPEIDAVWAQDDDISLGAMEAIRQAGRQDKLFVVGGAGMKDIVKRVMDGDKLIPVDVTYPPTMIADAMEITAGKMAGGKETKKEYIIDSVLITPENAKQFYYPDSPF, encoded by the coding sequence ATGTGGTTCAAATCATCGCTCGCAGCCATCGCGCTCGGCCTCGCCGCCGTCACGGCGACCCACGCGGCCGAGGAGATCAAGATGGGAGTCTCGATTCCCGCGGCCACGCATGGGTGGACGGGAGGCATCAATTTCCACGCCCAGCAGGCGAAAGAACGTCTCGAGAAGCAATACCCGAACCTCAAGATCGTGCTGGTTTCGGCGCCCGATGCCGCCCGCCAGGCGAACGACCTCGAGGATCTCGTCTCCATCCACCAGATCAAGACGCTGGTCATCCTACCGTTCGAATCCGACCCGCTGACCGATCCGGTGCGCCAGGTCAAACAGTCTGGCGTCTTCGTCACCGTCGTCGACCGCGGCCTCGGGGACCCGTCGATCCAGGACATCTACGTGGCCGGCAACAACCCGCAGATGGGCCGGATATCCGGCGAGTACATGCGCAAGCGCCTTGAAGGCAAATCCGCCAAGATCGTCGTTCTCCGGGGCATCCCGACGGTGATCGACAACCAGCGCTTCGATGCCTTCATGAAGGCGATCAAGGGCAGCGACATCGAGGTGTTGGCCTCGCAGTACGCCAACTGGAACCGCGACGACGGCTTCAAGGTGATGCAGGATTTCCTGGCGCGTTTCCCCGAGATCGACGCCGTGTGGGCGCAGGACGACGACATCTCGCTCGGCGCCATGGAGGCGATCCGCCAGGCCGGCCGCCAGGACAAACTCTTTGTTGTCGGTGGCGCCGGCATGAAGGACATCGTCAAGCGGGTGATGGACGGCGACAAGCTGATTCCGGTCGACGTCACCTATCCGCCGACCATGATCGCCGATGCCATGGAGATCACCGCGGGAAAGATGGCCGGCGGCAAGGAGACGAAGAAGGAATACATCATCGACTCCGTCCTCATCACGCCGGAGAACGCCAAGCAGTTCTACTATCCCGACTCCCCCTTCTGA
- a CDS encoding sugar phosphate isomerase/epimerase family protein: protein MTNAANLSFQLYSARAEPSLDAKLKVLADVGYGQAEPYRGLYEDVDGLRQGLKRYGLRAATGHFGFGEIRDDPARTIDIAKVLGMDVAVVSALPVPEREKDLAGWRATARELKGCAEMFEGAGLRLAWHNHAFEFARLEDGSMPLDHLLGGAPSVLWQVDIGWLYRAKQDPAVWFSKFGDRVFSIHLKDIAPAGACLDEDGWADLGHGVIDWQALWPAIERLHPAVFTVEHDKPSDYRRFARRSAEAFLRMTGGH from the coding sequence ATGACCAACGCGGCCAATCTGTCGTTCCAACTTTACAGTGCGCGCGCCGAGCCGTCGCTCGACGCCAAGCTGAAGGTCCTGGCCGATGTCGGATACGGGCAGGCCGAGCCTTACCGGGGGCTGTACGAGGACGTCGACGGCCTTCGCCAAGGATTGAAGCGCTATGGCCTGCGGGCGGCGACCGGCCATTTCGGATTCGGCGAAATCCGCGATGACCCGGCGCGGACGATCGATATCGCCAAGGTCCTGGGAATGGACGTCGCCGTGGTGTCGGCCCTGCCGGTGCCGGAGCGCGAAAAGGATCTGGCGGGCTGGCGGGCGACCGCCAGGGAGCTCAAGGGCTGCGCCGAAATGTTCGAGGGCGCCGGCCTGCGGCTCGCTTGGCACAACCATGCCTTCGAGTTTGCCCGGCTCGAAGACGGTTCGATGCCGCTCGATCATCTCCTGGGCGGGGCCCCATCGGTGCTCTGGCAGGTGGACATCGGCTGGCTCTATCGCGCCAAGCAGGACCCCGCCGTCTGGTTCTCCAAGTTCGGCGATCGGGTCTTTTCAATCCACCTGAAGGATATCGCGCCGGCCGGCGCGTGCCTGGATGAAGACGGCTGGGCCGATCTCGGCCATGGCGTCATTGACTGGCAGGCCCTGTGGCCGGCGATCGAGAGGCTGCACCCGGCCGTCTTCACCGTCGAGCACGACAAGCCTTCGGACTACCGGCGGTTCGCCCGGCGTTCGGCCGAGGCGTTCCTGCGCATGACGGGGGGCCATTGA
- a CDS encoding Gfo/Idh/MocA family protein, whose product MALGIGIVGCGNISSRYFDNAALFPGVEIRACADLFDAASKRCADRYGVRYSPVVDLLEADDIELVINLTIPAAHYEISLAALEAGKHVYTEKPLAATAPLGRKLVEVAERIGLRLGSAPDTFLGAAGQTARSLVDAGKIGGIVGGACYVMSRGAESWHPNPDFLYREGGGPVLDLGPYYVTMLVNLMGPVRKVSAMAATPFATRTIGSGPRQGEKIAVETPTSIHCILEFTSGALVSFSASWDVWHHGHNNIEIYGEAGSMVVPDPNFFGGEVKLTERDGPLVAVPDDGHPLARHNRQTRRGMVADYRAIGLADMAAAIAEGRPHRCDGKLGLHVLDVLEGILLSARESRAVSIGTSCIRPASLSIAEVEALMGKTPVKAAGRTATPHVSSAGE is encoded by the coding sequence ATGGCGCTCGGCATTGGCATCGTCGGCTGCGGAAACATCTCGAGTCGATACTTCGACAACGCGGCCCTATTCCCGGGCGTCGAGATTCGCGCCTGCGCCGATCTATTCGACGCGGCATCGAAACGATGCGCCGATCGGTACGGCGTGCGGTACAGCCCGGTTGTCGACCTGCTTGAGGCCGACGACATCGAGCTCGTCATCAACCTGACAATTCCGGCGGCTCATTACGAGATCTCGCTGGCGGCGCTCGAGGCCGGCAAGCACGTCTATACCGAAAAGCCGCTGGCGGCGACGGCCCCGCTGGGCCGGAAGTTGGTTGAAGTCGCGGAACGCATTGGGTTGCGACTGGGGTCGGCCCCCGACACCTTCCTCGGCGCGGCGGGACAGACGGCCCGTTCCCTTGTCGATGCGGGGAAGATCGGCGGGATCGTCGGGGGAGCCTGCTACGTAATGTCGCGGGGAGCCGAGAGCTGGCACCCCAATCCCGACTTCCTTTACCGGGAGGGCGGGGGGCCGGTGCTCGACCTCGGCCCGTACTACGTCACCATGCTGGTCAATCTGATGGGCCCGGTCAGGAAGGTCAGCGCCATGGCGGCGACACCCTTTGCGACCCGCACGATCGGCAGCGGGCCACGGCAGGGCGAGAAGATCGCCGTCGAAACGCCGACGTCGATCCATTGCATCCTGGAATTCACATCCGGTGCGCTGGTCTCCTTCAGCGCCAGCTGGGACGTCTGGCACCATGGGCACAACAACATCGAGATCTATGGCGAGGCCGGATCGATGGTGGTGCCCGACCCCAACTTCTTCGGCGGCGAGGTGAAGCTGACCGAAAGGGATGGCCCGCTCGTGGCCGTGCCGGACGACGGCCATCCCTTGGCGAGACACAACCGCCAGACCCGGCGGGGTATGGTCGCCGACTATCGCGCCATCGGGTTGGCGGATATGGCGGCGGCGATTGCCGAGGGTCGGCCGCACCGGTGCGATGGAAAGTTGGGCCTTCACGTGCTCGATGTCCTGGAAGGCATTCTGCTGTCCGCCCGGGAATCGCGGGCGGTCTCCATCGGGACGTCATGCATCCGCCCTGCCAGCCTCTCCATCGCCGAGGTGGAAGCCTTGATGGGAAAGACGCCTGTGAAAGCGGCAGGCAGGACCGCCACCCCGCATGTGAGCTCTGCGGGGGAATGA
- a CDS encoding sugar ABC transporter ATP-binding protein, giving the protein MANPILAGRNIAKSFGTVQVLEGVDFDVLAGEVHALVGENGAGKSTLMKALSGYHRPSVGQVLLDGQPVALADSGGAEARGIILIHQEFSLAEHLTVEENIFLGRELRRGPFLDCAAMRDRSRRALADLNCDVDPMRRVLDLAVSEKQMVEIAKAVSRDVRVLIMDEPTAVLTGAETEILFRLIRRLKQQGVGIVYISHKLNEVKAISDRVTVLRDGRRIDTRPTAELSHDDIARLMVGRSISDMFLPTQPPADDAAIVFSVTGLTVPGWVADASFDLRRGEILGFAGLVGAGRTELIEGTLGLRHRTGGRIERDGRPLSVHSLDDAAAAGIAYLTEDRKGKGLLVDMRLRPNLTLLALRRYGTVFLDDRRERAALQRAAKDFDIRAASLEATVSALSGGNQQKLLLAKTMQVEPEILIVDEPTRGIDIGTKQQIYLFLHDFARRGGSVIVISSDLPEIIGLCHRAVVMHGGTITGVLAGNDINENEIVRHATGLATTRH; this is encoded by the coding sequence ATGGCAAACCCGATCCTCGCGGGCCGGAACATCGCCAAGAGCTTCGGGACGGTGCAGGTCCTGGAGGGGGTGGATTTCGACGTGCTGGCGGGCGAGGTCCATGCGCTGGTCGGCGAGAACGGCGCCGGCAAGTCGACGTTGATGAAGGCGCTTTCCGGCTATCACCGGCCCAGCGTCGGGCAGGTTCTCCTTGATGGCCAGCCCGTTGCCTTGGCAGACAGCGGCGGGGCCGAGGCGCGGGGCATCATCCTGATCCACCAGGAATTCAGTCTGGCCGAACATCTGACGGTCGAGGAGAACATCTTTCTCGGGCGTGAACTCCGTCGCGGACCCTTCCTCGACTGTGCTGCCATGCGCGACAGGTCGCGCCGGGCGCTGGCCGACCTCAATTGCGACGTCGATCCGATGAGGCGCGTCCTCGACCTTGCGGTCTCGGAAAAGCAGATGGTCGAGATCGCCAAGGCGGTATCCCGGGATGTGCGCGTGCTCATCATGGACGAGCCCACGGCGGTACTGACCGGCGCCGAGACCGAGATCCTGTTCCGTCTGATCCGCCGTCTCAAGCAGCAGGGCGTCGGCATCGTCTACATCTCGCACAAACTCAACGAGGTGAAGGCGATATCGGATCGGGTGACCGTCCTGCGGGACGGAAGGCGCATCGACACCCGGCCGACCGCCGAACTGAGCCATGACGATATCGCCCGCCTGATGGTCGGCCGGTCGATCTCCGACATGTTTTTGCCCACGCAACCACCGGCCGACGATGCCGCCATCGTGTTCAGCGTCACCGGCCTCACGGTTCCGGGTTGGGTGGCCGACGCCTCCTTCGACCTCAGACGCGGCGAGATCCTGGGCTTCGCGGGCCTGGTCGGGGCCGGACGGACGGAGTTGATCGAGGGGACGCTGGGATTGCGCCATCGGACGGGCGGCCGCATCGAACGGGATGGCCGGCCGCTTTCGGTCCATTCGCTCGATGATGCCGCGGCAGCCGGAATCGCCTATCTGACCGAGGACCGCAAGGGCAAGGGCCTGCTGGTCGACATGCGTCTCCGACCCAATCTCACCCTGCTGGCCCTGAGGCGCTACGGCACCGTCTTCCTGGACGACCGCCGCGAGCGGGCGGCGCTCCAGCGCGCGGCCAAGGACTTCGACATCCGGGCCGCCAGCCTCGAGGCGACGGTATCGGCGCTCAGTGGCGGCAATCAGCAGAAACTGCTGCTCGCCAAGACCATGCAGGTGGAACCGGAGATCCTGATCGTCGACGAGCCGACGCGCGGCATCGACATCGGCACCAAGCAGCAGATCTATCTGTTCCTGCACGACTTCGCCCGCCGTGGCGGGTCGGTCATCGTCATCTCTTCGGACCTTCCGGAAATCATCGGGCTTTGCCATCGCGCCGTCGTCATGCACGGCGGAACCATCACGGGCGTCCTTGCCGGGAACGACATCAATGAGAACGAGATCGTCCGCCATGCCACCGGCCTCGCGACGACCCGCCATTAG
- a CDS encoding ABC transporter permease → MPPASRRPAIRVDLKVWGPFLALAALIVLATLVNPAFLNPSNIVNVLTRSAFIGIIAIGATFVIAAGAIDLSVGSMAAFIAGVAIIAMNALVGGAGAGALIVAAGIAVSVGLGIVAGGVNGVLVTKGRIEAFIVTLGTMGIFRSLVTYLANGGTLSLDPAVRTVYRPLYYGGIFGISYPIILFALVAAAGAVILYRTRFGRYCSAIGSNEQVARYSAVSVNAVKTMAFVIQGLCVALAVAIYVPRLGSASATTGLLWELEAIAAVIIGGTRLKGGYGRIWGTVVGTVTLTLIGNILNLTGAISVYLNGAIQGAIIIIAVLLQRGNGTRGTG, encoded by the coding sequence ATGCCACCGGCCTCGCGACGACCCGCCATTAGGGTCGACCTGAAGGTCTGGGGGCCGTTCCTGGCGCTCGCCGCGCTGATCGTGCTGGCGACACTCGTCAATCCGGCCTTCCTCAATCCCAGCAATATCGTCAACGTCCTGACGCGGTCGGCCTTCATCGGCATCATCGCCATCGGTGCGACCTTCGTCATCGCGGCCGGGGCGATCGACCTTTCGGTCGGATCCATGGCTGCCTTCATCGCCGGCGTCGCCATCATCGCGATGAACGCCCTGGTCGGCGGGGCGGGGGCAGGCGCTCTCATCGTCGCTGCCGGCATCGCCGTTTCCGTCGGCCTGGGCATCGTCGCCGGCGGCGTCAACGGCGTGCTGGTGACCAAGGGCCGCATCGAGGCTTTCATCGTCACCCTCGGCACCATGGGCATCTTCCGCTCCCTGGTCACCTACCTGGCCAACGGCGGCACACTGTCGCTGGACCCTGCGGTGCGCACGGTCTACCGGCCGCTCTATTACGGCGGCATCTTCGGGATTTCCTATCCGATCATCCTGTTTGCGCTGGTGGCGGCCGCCGGGGCGGTGATTCTCTATCGCACCCGCTTCGGCCGCTACTGCTCGGCGATCGGCTCCAACGAACAGGTGGCGCGCTATTCGGCAGTCAGCGTCAACGCAGTGAAGACGATGGCCTTCGTCATCCAGGGGCTTTGCGTCGCGCTGGCCGTGGCCATCTACGTGCCGCGCCTGGGCTCGGCCTCGGCCACCACCGGCCTCTTGTGGGAACTCGAGGCGATCGCCGCCGTGATCATCGGCGGCACCCGGCTCAAGGGCGGCTACGGGCGCATCTGGGGGACCGTCGTCGGCACCGTCACGCTGACCCTGATCGGCAACATCCTCAACCTTACCGGCGCCATCAGCGTCTACCTCAACGGCGCCATCCAGGGCGCCATCATCATCATCGCCGTGCTCCTCCAGCGAGGGAACGGCACGCGCGGAACCGGCTGA
- a CDS encoding ABC transporter ATP-binding protein, with product MSAITINNLCVSFGSLQVLRDLHLAVNQGEFLVLLGPSGCGKSTLLNTIAGLIDPASGAIEIGGRDVTDVEPKDRGIAMVFQSYALYPKMTVRGNLAFGLKVARLPRREIERRVQEAADFLQISELLDRRPAQLSGGQRQRVAIGRALVRHAGVFLFDEPLSNLDAKLRNELRVEIKRLHRNLGSTMIYVTHDQIEALTLADRIAVMKNGIIQQLGTPRDIYDAPANLFVASFIGSPAMNFVEGEIAVADGAPRFKNGAFDVPLAAYPFHRILQDRHRVLMGVRPENITVDAREPGTFIAEASVDLVEPMGADTVLWCQCGQHSVSVRVDSGRPVAEGEKLAVSFDPARVSLFDVENGLRL from the coding sequence ATGTCCGCCATCACGATCAACAACCTCTGCGTCTCGTTCGGCAGCCTGCAGGTCCTTCGCGACCTGCATCTGGCCGTCAACCAGGGCGAGTTCCTGGTCCTCCTCGGGCCGTCTGGCTGCGGCAAATCGACGCTGCTGAACACCATTGCCGGACTGATCGATCCGGCCTCCGGCGCCATCGAGATCGGCGGTCGCGACGTCACCGACGTCGAGCCCAAGGACCGCGGCATCGCCATGGTGTTCCAGTCCTATGCCCTCTACCCCAAGATGACGGTACGGGGGAACCTGGCGTTCGGCCTGAAGGTCGCCAGGCTGCCGCGCCGCGAGATCGAGCGCCGGGTACAGGAGGCGGCCGACTTCCTGCAGATCAGCGAGCTGCTCGATCGGCGCCCGGCGCAGCTTTCCGGGGGCCAGCGTCAGCGCGTGGCGATCGGGCGCGCCTTGGTACGCCATGCCGGGGTTTTCCTGTTCGACGAGCCGTTGTCCAACCTGGACGCCAAGCTGCGCAACGAATTGCGGGTCGAGATCAAGCGGCTGCACCGCAACCTCGGCAGCACCATGATCTATGTCACCCACGACCAGATCGAGGCGCTGACCCTGGCCGACCGCATCGCCGTCATGAAGAACGGCATCATCCAGCAGTTGGGCACGCCCCGCGACATCTACGACGCCCCCGCCAACCTGTTTGTCGCCTCGTTCATTGGCTCGCCCGCCATGAATTTCGTGGAAGGCGAGATCGCTGTGGCGGACGGCGCGCCACGATTCAAGAACGGGGCGTTCGACGTTCCTTTGGCGGCCTATCCCTTCCACCGGATTCTGCAGGACCGGCATCGTGTCCTGATGGGCGTGCGCCCCGAGAACATCACGGTCGATGCGAGGGAGCCCGGAACGTTCATCGCCGAGGCTTCCGTCGATCTGGTCGAGCCGATGGGCGCCGACACCGTCCTGTGGTGCCAGTGTGGCCAGCATTCGGTTTCGGTGAGAGTGGATTCGGGCCGACCGGTCGCCGAAGGCGAGAAGCTGGCTGTCTCGTTCGATCCCGCCCGCGTTTCCCTTTTCGATGTCGAAAACGGCCTGCGTCTATGA
- a CDS encoding Gfo/Idh/MocA family protein — MRRVGIGVIGCGNISGAYLNGARTFPVLDIKGLADAVPAVAETKAAEFGLRAVAIEALLDDPEIEIILNLTIPKAHVEVGLMALEAGKHVYSEKPLGIRCDEGRTVLARARQKGLRVGCAPDTFFGGAHQRCRHIVDEGTLGTIVGGTAFFMCPGHERWHPNPAFYYQPGGGPMLDMGPYYITDLVNLLGPVKSVLGSATKARERRPILSEPLRGQFVEVEVATHVAGIMEFACGAVVQIATSFDVAGHKHLPLEIYGTDATLIVPDPNRFGGQVQILPKGGEWADVATDMPYADANHRGIGLADMAHALRDGRPHRASGELALHVLEVIEAFEKSAAAGRRIAIESSATRPAPLSDDLIDGRLGPAPAPASKTGG, encoded by the coding sequence ATGAGGAGGGTCGGGATCGGCGTCATCGGTTGCGGCAACATCTCGGGCGCCTATCTGAACGGCGCCAGGACATTTCCCGTTCTCGACATCAAGGGGCTGGCCGACGCCGTTCCCGCGGTGGCCGAGACCAAGGCCGCCGAGTTCGGACTGCGGGCGGTGGCAATCGAGGCTCTGCTCGACGATCCCGAGATCGAGATCATCCTCAACCTCACGATCCCCAAGGCCCACGTCGAGGTGGGCCTGATGGCGCTGGAGGCCGGCAAGCACGTCTATTCGGAAAAGCCGCTCGGCATCCGCTGCGACGAGGGCCGCACGGTGTTGGCGCGGGCGCGGCAGAAGGGCCTGCGGGTCGGCTGCGCCCCCGACACCTTCTTCGGCGGTGCCCATCAGCGCTGCCGGCACATCGTCGACGAGGGGACGTTGGGCACCATCGTCGGCGGCACCGCCTTCTTCATGTGCCCGGGCCACGAACGCTGGCATCCAAATCCAGCCTTCTATTATCAGCCAGGCGGCGGGCCGATGCTGGATATGGGACCCTATTACATCACCGACCTGGTCAACCTGCTGGGGCCGGTCAAGTCGGTCCTCGGTTCCGCCACCAAGGCGCGGGAGCGCCGGCCGATCCTCAGCGAACCGTTACGCGGGCAGTTCGTCGAGGTCGAGGTGGCGACCCACGTCGCCGGTATCATGGAATTCGCCTGCGGCGCCGTCGTCCAGATCGCCACCAGTTTCGACGTTGCCGGGCACAAGCATCTGCCGCTCGAGATCTACGGCACCGATGCCACGTTGATCGTCCCCGACCCCAACCGTTTCGGCGGCCAAGTCCAGATCCTGCCCAAGGGCGGCGAGTGGGCCGACGTGGCCACCGACATGCCCTACGCGGACGCCAACCATCGCGGCATCGGGCTCGCCGACATGGCGCACGCCCTGCGGGACGGCCGACCCCATCGGGCCAGCGGCGAGCTTGCCCTGCATGTCCTCGAAGTCATCGAGGCCTTTGAAAAATCGGCGGCGGCGGGGCGGCGGATCGCCATCGAAAGCTCGGCCACCAGGCCGGCGCCCCTGAGCGACGATCTGATCGACGGACGGCTGGGCCCCGCGCCGGCGCCGGCAAGCAAAACAGGAGGTTGA
- a CDS encoding ThuA domain-containing protein has translation MRKALIVWGGWNGHEPDRCAAIVADILKEDGFDVRVETTTAAFADPAIKDLSLVVPIYTMAKIEKAEVANLTRAVEGGVGLAGFHGGMCDAFREAVDYQFMCGGQWVAHPGKIIDYWVDVTRPDDPIMAGIERFPYRSEQYYMHVDPSNEVLATTTFKGDHAWWIDGVVMPVVWKRRHGKGRVFYTSLGHVAAEFEVPEMRTILRRGLNWSAADT, from the coding sequence ATGCGAAAAGCCTTGATCGTGTGGGGCGGCTGGAATGGACACGAGCCAGACCGCTGCGCCGCCATCGTGGCCGACATCCTCAAGGAGGACGGTTTCGATGTCCGCGTCGAAACCACCACCGCAGCCTTCGCCGACCCCGCCATCAAGGACCTCAGCCTCGTTGTTCCGATCTATACCATGGCGAAGATCGAGAAGGCGGAGGTCGCCAATCTGACGCGTGCAGTGGAAGGCGGCGTCGGTCTGGCCGGCTTCCACGGCGGCATGTGCGATGCCTTTCGCGAGGCCGTCGACTACCAGTTCATGTGCGGCGGCCAATGGGTCGCCCATCCCGGCAAGATCATCGACTATTGGGTCGACGTCACCAGGCCGGATGATCCCATCATGGCGGGCATCGAGCGATTCCCCTATCGCTCGGAGCAGTACTACATGCACGTCGACCCCTCGAACGAGGTCCTGGCCACCACCACATTCAAAGGTGATCACGCGTGGTGGATCGACGGCGTGGTGATGCCGGTGGTGTGGAAGCGCAGGCACGGCAAGGGCCGGGTGTTCTACACGTCGCTGGGGCACGTGGCGGCCGAGTTCGAGGTGCCCGAGATGCGGACAATCCTGCGCCGCGGATTGAACTGGTCAGCGGCCGACACCTGA
- a CDS encoding sugar phosphate isomerase/epimerase family protein codes for MKTIKGPALFLAQFAGDAAPFNSWDGITKWAAECGYVGVQIPAWDGRLFDLAKAAESKTYCDEIKGVAAANGIQVTELATHLQGQLVAVHPAYDEAFDAFAAPEVRGKPEARREWAVDQMTKALRASQNLGTVALATFSGGFAWPFLYPWPQRPAGLIDTAFGELARRWRPILDAADRCGIDVCYEIHPGEDLHDGITFEMFLERVGGHPRCNMLYDPSHYVLQALDYLENIDIYKDRIKMFHVKDAEFNPTGRQGVYSGYQPWVDRAGRFRSLGDGHIDFGAIFSKFAANDFEGWAVVEWECCLKHPEDGAVEGAAFVKDHIIRVTEKAFDDFAGGGADEAANRRRLGLS; via the coding sequence ATGAAAACGATCAAGGGACCGGCGCTTTTCCTGGCGCAGTTCGCCGGCGACGCGGCGCCGTTCAACTCGTGGGACGGCATCACGAAATGGGCCGCCGAGTGCGGCTATGTCGGGGTCCAGATCCCGGCCTGGGACGGGCGGCTCTTCGACCTGGCGAAGGCCGCCGAGTCCAAGACCTATTGCGACGAGATCAAGGGCGTGGCGGCGGCCAACGGCATTCAGGTCACCGAGCTGGCAACCCACTTGCAGGGACAGTTGGTGGCCGTCCATCCCGCCTATGACGAGGCGTTCGATGCGTTCGCCGCGCCCGAGGTGCGGGGCAAACCCGAGGCGCGGCGCGAGTGGGCGGTCGACCAGATGACGAAGGCGCTGCGGGCGTCACAGAACCTGGGAACGGTCGCTCTCGCCACTTTTTCCGGCGGCTTTGCCTGGCCATTCCTCTATCCGTGGCCGCAGCGTCCGGCCGGGCTGATCGATACCGCGTTCGGAGAACTGGCGCGCCGTTGGCGGCCCATCCTCGATGCCGCCGACAGGTGCGGCATCGACGTCTGCTACGAGATCCATCCCGGCGAGGACCTGCACGACGGCATCACCTTCGAGATGTTCCTGGAGCGGGTGGGCGGCCATCCCCGCTGCAACATGCTCTACGACCCGTCGCACTACGTGCTCCAGGCCCTCGACTATCTGGAGAACATCGACATCTACAAGGACCGCATCAAGATGTTCCACGTCAAGGACGCGGAATTCAACCCGACCGGCCGCCAGGGGGTTTATTCCGGCTACCAGCCGTGGGTCGACCGCGCCGGCCGGTTTCGCTCGCTGGGCGACGGCCACATCGACTTCGGCGCCATCTTTTCCAAGTTCGCGGCCAACGATTTCGAGGGCTGGGCGGTGGTGGAATGGGAGTGCTGCCTGAAGCATCCCGAGGATGGCGCCGTCGAGGGTGCGGCGTTCGTCAAGGACCATATCATCCGCGTCACCGAAAAGGCGTTCGACGACTTTGCCGGCGGTGGCGCCGATGAGGCGGCCAACCGGCGGCGGCTCGGCTTGTCGTAA